A DNA window from Maribellus comscasis contains the following coding sequences:
- the rpsL gene encoding 30S ribosomal protein S12: protein MPTIQQLVRKGRQTKVEKSKSPALDSCPQRRGVCVRVYTTTPKKPNSAMRKVARVRLTNGKEVNAYIPGEGHNLQEHSIVLVRGGRVKDLPGVRYHLIRGALDTAGVEGRLQRRSKYGAKKPKK, encoded by the coding sequence ATGCCAACTATTCAACAGTTAGTTAGAAAAGGAAGACAAACTAAAGTTGAGAAGAGTAAATCTCCGGCTTTAGATTCATGCCCGCAACGTCGCGGTGTATGTGTGCGTGTTTATACCACAACTCCCAAAAAACCTAACTCAGCGATGCGCAAAGTAGCAAGGGTAAGGTTAACCAATGGAAAAGAGGTAAACGCGTATATTCCCGGTGAAGGACACAATTTGCAGGAACACTCCATTGTATTGGTACGTGGCGGCAGGGTAAAAGACTTACCCGGTGTACGTTACCACTTGATTCGTGGTGCTCTTGATACAGCAGGTGTAGAAGGACGTTTGCAACGTCGTTCAAAATATGGTGCTAAAAAACCCAAAAAGTAA
- the rpsG gene encoding 30S ribosomal protein S7, with amino-acid sequence MRKTKPKKRILLPDPKFNDTLVTRFVNDLMVDGKKSTAYAIFYQTLDMVEKRVKDTELSPLDVWKKALENITPAVEVKSRRVGGATFQVPMEIRPERKTAISIKNMILFARKRSGKSMADKLSAEIVAAFNEEGGAFKKKEDTHRMAEANRAFAHFRF; translated from the coding sequence ATGAGAAAGACGAAACCAAAAAAGCGGATTTTGCTTCCGGACCCAAAATTCAACGATACTTTGGTAACCCGGTTTGTCAACGATTTAATGGTAGATGGTAAAAAATCTACTGCTTATGCCATTTTCTATCAAACATTGGATATGGTTGAAAAAAGAGTGAAAGATACAGAACTTTCGCCTCTTGATGTTTGGAAAAAAGCATTGGAAAATATTACTCCGGCTGTTGAAGTTAAAAGCCGCCGTGTAGGTGGTGCTACTTTCCAGGTACCGATGGAAATCAGACCGGAAAGAAAAACCGCAATCAGTATTAAAAATATGATATTGTTTGCCCGGAAGCGTTCGGGTAAATCAATGGCCGATAAATTATCTGCAGAAATTGTGGCTGCATTTAATGAAGAAGGTGGAGCTTTCAAAAAGAAAGAAGATACCCACAGAATGGCCGAAGCAAACCGTGCGTTTGCACATTTCAGATTTTAG
- a CDS encoding HlyD family efflux transporter periplasmic adaptor subunit has product MPDNTGNTANATNSPQEAKPPTGGKRGVIEIRSSEVQEILGGVPARIVRFGIYIFLAVFAVIIISAFVFKYPEVLRSSIVVTTENPPATLVARSTGKIEQLLVADNDRVKAGQVIALIQNPAEYSDVQKLDVLIDSVQPVFDSLGFSIRPVFDKNLQLGTIQEYYSLFLKKYDELLLFVEQNYYPRMNESLKQQRNMARILYDRLWEQKNAVNNEYEIRKRNFERQQGLKDRQVIASTDLELAEAEMLSKKGELDGLRSQLAEREIEISELEQKIIENEKLYSDQKNKFKSELQEAFNILKSEVSNWALTYLMRSPTEGVITFNKFWSVNQNVTQGDRVFTVVPENLGELVGKVELPIRGSGKVKQGLDVNIKFDNYPYMEYGLVRGKVSNVSLVPAEDNFYMVEVVFPEGLVTNYGKSLELQNQLMGQAEIITEDLKLIQRIFNPLKALWKERVNN; this is encoded by the coding sequence ATGCCGGATAATACAGGAAATACAGCAAACGCAACCAATTCACCTCAGGAAGCAAAACCGCCAACCGGAGGTAAAAGGGGCGTTATAGAAATCCGTTCAAGTGAGGTGCAGGAAATTCTGGGTGGAGTTCCCGCACGTATTGTGCGTTTTGGCATTTATATCTTTCTTGCTGTGTTTGCTGTTATCATTATATCTGCGTTTGTTTTCAAATATCCTGAAGTTTTACGTTCCAGCATTGTAGTAACAACCGAAAATCCCCCGGCTACTTTAGTCGCCCGTTCCACCGGTAAAATAGAACAATTGCTGGTTGCCGACAACGACAGGGTAAAAGCAGGGCAGGTAATTGCGCTTATCCAAAATCCCGCTGAATACAGTGATGTACAAAAACTTGATGTGCTGATTGATTCTGTTCAACCTGTTTTTGACAGCCTGGGTTTTTCAATTCGTCCAGTTTTTGATAAAAACCTTCAGCTCGGAACAATCCAGGAATACTATTCACTGTTTTTAAAAAAATATGATGAGCTGCTTCTGTTTGTTGAACAGAATTACTATCCCCGAATGAATGAATCGTTAAAACAGCAGCGCAACATGGCTCGTATTTTATACGACAGACTGTGGGAGCAAAAAAACGCAGTAAATAACGAGTACGAAATAAGAAAAAGGAATTTTGAGCGACAACAAGGATTAAAAGACCGGCAGGTAATTGCTTCCACTGACCTGGAATTGGCTGAAGCCGAGATGTTGAGTAAAAAAGGGGAACTCGACGGTTTGCGGTCTCAGCTTGCTGAACGTGAAATTGAAATCAGTGAACTGGAACAGAAGATAATTGAAAATGAAAAACTGTATTCCGACCAGAAAAACAAATTCAAATCAGAGCTACAGGAAGCATTCAATATTTTAAAAAGCGAAGTGAGTAATTGGGCGCTAACCTATCTTATGCGATCTCCTACCGAAGGAGTTATTACTTTTAATAAATTTTGGAGTGTCAATCAAAATGTTACTCAGGGCGACAGGGTATTTACCGTTGTTCCCGAAAACCTTGGTGAGCTTGTTGGGAAAGTAGAACTTCCTATTCGCGGTTCAGGAAAAGTAAAACAGGGATTGGATGTTAATATAAAATTTGATAATTATCCCTACATGGAATATGGTTTGGTAAGGGGAAAAGTAAGCAATGTTTCTCTTGTTCCGGCAGAAGATAATTTTTATATGGTCGAAGTTGTTTTTCCTGAAGGATTGGTTACCAATTACGGGAAGTCTCTTGAACTTCAAAATCAGTTAATGGGGCAGGCCGAAATTATAACGGAAGACCTGAAATTGATACAGCGTATATTTAATCCACTCAAAGCGTTATGGAAAGAAAGGGTAAATAATTAA
- a CDS encoding peptidase domain-containing ABC transporter, with product MSKFPFYQQYDAMDCGPSCLRMVAKYYGKHFSTEFLREKSFITREGVSLLGISDAAEGIGLRSMGVKISFGQLKKEAPLPCIVHWGQNHFVVVYKFKKGKVFVADPAFGRLEYSESEFRQKWLATVKEGEEKGICLLLQPTPDFYQEADEKVKRTGFRFVLNYLKPYRKLVIQLLLGFFLGSLIQLVLPFLTQSIIDVGISNQDIGFIYLVLAAQMVLFISRMSVDFIRSWILLHISTRINISIISDFLIKLMKLPLGFFDSKMIGDILQRIEDHGRIERFLTAQSIGILFSMFSLVIFAVVLAIYSLKILLIFIVGSVLYFVWVYIFMKRRRELDYKRFRKLSENQSKLIQIINGMQEIKLNNYEKEKRWEWERIQAGLFKVSVKSLALEQYQNAGSVFINETKNILIIVIAATGVINGELTLGMMLAIQYILGQLNSPLRQLIYFMHQAQDAKISLERLAEIHEKKDEQEFAGTKVKMLPENKSISISNLVFQYEGPRSPKVLNNINLEIPENKTTAIVGTSGSGKTTLIKLMLGFYQPVEGEIKIGGVRLANYYQPMWRDKCGVVMQDGFIFSDSIARNIVVSEGAIDEQLFLHAVKMANIQDYIDSLPLSYNTVIGQEGSGLSQGQKQRILIARAIYKNPSYLFFDEATNALDANNEKLIMENMDEFSKGKTVVVVAHRLSTVKNADQIVVLEKGQIVEIGKHQELIDKKGKYYRLVKNQLELGS from the coding sequence ATGTCAAAATTCCCGTTTTACCAGCAATACGATGCAATGGACTGCGGCCCAAGTTGTTTGCGGATGGTCGCAAAATATTACGGGAAACATTTTTCCACTGAATTTTTACGGGAGAAGTCATTTATTACCCGCGAGGGGGTTTCTTTACTTGGTATCAGCGACGCCGCCGAAGGAATCGGTTTGCGTTCGATGGGGGTGAAAATTTCGTTCGGGCAGTTAAAAAAAGAAGCTCCGCTTCCGTGTATTGTTCACTGGGGGCAAAACCATTTTGTAGTGGTTTACAAATTCAAAAAAGGAAAAGTTTTTGTCGCCGATCCGGCTTTTGGGAGGCTTGAATATTCTGAAAGCGAGTTCAGACAAAAGTGGCTCGCTACAGTAAAGGAAGGGGAGGAAAAAGGGATTTGCCTGTTGTTGCAACCCACTCCCGATTTTTACCAGGAAGCCGATGAAAAAGTAAAACGGACGGGTTTCAGGTTTGTGTTAAACTATTTGAAACCCTACCGGAAACTGGTGATTCAATTGCTTCTTGGTTTTTTTCTTGGCAGTCTAATTCAGTTGGTTTTGCCATTTCTTACACAAAGTATTATCGACGTCGGAATCAGTAACCAGGACATTGGTTTTATCTATCTGGTTCTGGCTGCACAAATGGTTTTGTTTATCAGTCGTATGTCGGTCGATTTTATTCGGTCCTGGATTTTGCTTCATATTTCAACACGAATAAATATTTCAATTATTTCCGACTTCCTGATAAAACTGATGAAACTTCCGCTCGGATTCTTCGATTCAAAAATGATAGGAGATATTTTACAACGTATTGAAGATCATGGCAGAATAGAACGCTTTCTCACCGCACAATCCATCGGTATTTTGTTTTCGATGTTCAGCCTGGTAATTTTTGCTGTTGTGCTCGCTATATACAGCTTGAAGATACTCCTGATTTTTATTGTGGGCTCAGTACTTTATTTTGTATGGGTTTATATTTTTATGAAACGAAGACGGGAGCTCGATTATAAACGGTTTAGAAAATTATCGGAGAATCAAAGCAAACTCATCCAGATTATTAACGGGATGCAGGAAATAAAGCTTAATAACTACGAAAAAGAAAAACGCTGGGAGTGGGAGCGTATACAAGCCGGGCTGTTTAAGGTAAGTGTAAAGAGTCTGGCCCTGGAACAATACCAAAACGCCGGCTCGGTATTTATTAACGAAACAAAAAACATCTTGATAATTGTAATTGCCGCAACCGGGGTTATCAACGGAGAATTAACCCTTGGGATGATGTTGGCCATACAATATATATTAGGGCAGCTAAACAGTCCGCTCCGGCAGTTAATATATTTTATGCATCAGGCACAGGATGCAAAAATAAGTCTGGAACGTTTGGCTGAGATACATGAGAAAAAGGATGAGCAGGAATTTGCAGGAACAAAAGTTAAAATGCTTCCCGAAAATAAAAGCATATCCATTTCCAATCTTGTATTTCAATATGAGGGGCCGCGGTCACCCAAAGTATTAAATAATATCAATCTTGAAATTCCGGAAAATAAAACAACTGCTATTGTTGGAACCAGCGGAAGCGGAAAGACGACATTAATAAAATTAATGCTCGGATTTTATCAGCCGGTGGAGGGCGAAATAAAAATTGGTGGTGTACGACTGGCGAACTATTACCAGCCCATGTGGCGCGACAAATGTGGTGTGGTTATGCAGGATGGTTTTATTTTTTCCGATTCCATAGCACGGAATATTGTGGTAAGCGAGGGAGCAATTGACGAACAGCTGTTTTTGCATGCAGTAAAGATGGCTAATATTCAGGATTATATCGACTCGTTGCCCTTAAGTTACAATACCGTTATCGGGCAGGAAGGATCAGGGCTGAGCCAGGGGCAAAAGCAACGGATTTTAATTGCCCGGGCTATATACAAAAATCCAAGCTATTTGTTTTTTGACGAGGCAACAAATGCACTTGATGCAAATAACGAAAAACTCATCATGGAAAATATGGATGAGTTTTCAAAAGGAAAAACAGTGGTGGTGGTTGCTCACCGTTTGAGCACTGTGAAAAATGCCGATCAGATTGTGGTTCTTGAAAAAGGACAAATTGTTGAAATAGGGAAACATCAGGAATTAATTGATAAAAAAGGAAAATATTACAGGCTGGTAAAAAATCAGTTGGAATTAGGAAGTTAA
- the fusA gene encoding elongation factor G has protein sequence MAKQDLKNTRNIGIMAHIDAGKTTVTERILFYTGLTHRIGEVHDGAATMDWMEQEQERGITITSAATTTFWKYKDAEHKINIIDTPGHVDFTVEVERSLRVLDGTVALFCAVGGVEAQSETVWRQAEKYGVPRIAFVNKMDRQGADFFNVYNDIKEKLGANPVPVQIPIGAEERFEGVIDLIEMKAIRWFDDENMGTNYSLEEIPEELMEQAEEWKEKLVESVAEVDDAILERYFEDPDSITKEEMLTVIRRATIDGVIIPMMCGSAFKNKGVQRLLDSVCAFLPSPLDKGDVTGKNPVIDKEVTRTADVDEPLAALAFKIATDPFVGRLAYIRVYSGKIESGSQVLNSRTGKKERISRLYQMHSNKQNPKDVIEAGDICAAVGFKDIRTGDTLCDIKNPIELESMEFPEPVIGIAVEPKSQKDLDRLGNGLAKLAEEDPTFQVNTDPDSGQTVIRGMGELHLEILIDRLRREFKVECNQGAPQVAYKEAISQSVELREVFKKQTGGRGKFADIIVRVEPADEGVQGLQFVDEVKGGRIPREFIPSVQKGFQEALSNGPLAGYPIDSLKVTLLDGSFHPVDSDQLSFEICARQAFKNAASKAGPKLLEPIMKLEIVTPEEYMGDIIGDLNRRRGDIAGMETKGGAKVLNAKVPLSEQFGYVTVLRTLSSGRATSSMEFNDYQEVPRQLAEKVLESVQGRVDLLK, from the coding sequence ATGGCTAAACAAGATCTGAAAAATACAAGAAACATTGGTATTATGGCGCATATTGATGCGGGTAAGACCACAGTAACAGAGCGAATTCTCTTTTACACGGGATTAACGCATCGTATTGGTGAAGTTCACGATGGCGCTGCTACCATGGACTGGATGGAACAGGAGCAGGAAAGAGGCATTACAATTACTTCTGCTGCTACAACCACTTTCTGGAAATATAAAGATGCTGAACACAAGATCAACATCATTGATACTCCCGGGCACGTTGATTTCACCGTCGAAGTTGAACGCTCGTTACGTGTTTTGGATGGTACCGTTGCACTTTTTTGTGCAGTAGGTGGCGTTGAAGCTCAATCGGAAACGGTATGGCGTCAGGCCGAAAAATATGGTGTTCCTAGAATCGCTTTTGTAAATAAAATGGATCGCCAGGGAGCCGATTTCTTTAATGTATATAATGATATTAAAGAAAAACTGGGAGCAAACCCGGTACCTGTTCAAATTCCGATCGGTGCTGAAGAAAGATTTGAAGGAGTTATCGATCTTATTGAAATGAAAGCCATTCGTTGGTTCGACGATGAAAATATGGGAACCAACTACAGCCTCGAAGAAATTCCTGAAGAATTGATGGAACAGGCTGAAGAATGGAAAGAAAAACTGGTAGAATCGGTTGCCGAAGTTGACGATGCAATTTTGGAACGTTATTTCGAAGACCCTGATTCTATAACAAAGGAGGAGATGCTTACGGTTATTCGCCGTGCTACTATTGATGGGGTTATTATCCCAATGATGTGTGGATCAGCATTTAAAAATAAAGGAGTTCAGCGTTTGCTCGATTCAGTATGTGCTTTCCTTCCAAGCCCGCTTGATAAAGGAGATGTAACAGGTAAAAATCCGGTAATTGATAAAGAAGTTACCCGGACAGCAGATGTTGACGAACCACTTGCCGCTTTGGCATTTAAAATTGCTACCGACCCGTTTGTTGGTCGTTTGGCATATATCCGGGTGTATTCAGGTAAAATTGAATCCGGTTCTCAGGTATTAAACTCAAGAACAGGTAAAAAAGAGCGTATTTCACGTTTGTACCAGATGCACTCAAATAAACAAAATCCAAAGGATGTAATTGAAGCAGGAGATATCTGTGCAGCAGTTGGATTTAAAGATATTCGTACAGGTGATACCCTTTGTGATATTAAAAACCCGATCGAACTGGAGAGTATGGAATTTCCGGAACCGGTTATTGGTATTGCGGTAGAACCAAAATCACAAAAGGATTTGGATCGTCTTGGAAACGGTTTAGCCAAACTGGCAGAAGAAGACCCGACATTCCAGGTAAATACTGATCCTGACTCAGGTCAAACCGTAATTCGCGGTATGGGAGAACTTCACCTCGAAATTTTGATCGACAGGCTGAGACGTGAATTTAAAGTTGAGTGTAACCAGGGAGCTCCCCAGGTAGCATATAAAGAAGCAATTAGCCAATCGGTTGAGTTACGCGAAGTATTCAAAAAACAAACCGGTGGACGTGGTAAATTTGCTGATATTATTGTTCGGGTCGAACCCGCAGACGAAGGAGTACAGGGTTTACAATTTGTCGACGAGGTAAAAGGTGGAAGAATTCCACGTGAATTTATTCCTTCCGTGCAAAAAGGATTTCAGGAAGCACTGTCAAACGGACCGCTTGCGGGATATCCGATCGACAGCCTTAAAGTGACATTGCTTGACGGTTCTTTTCACCCGGTGGATTCAGACCAGTTGTCGTTTGAAATTTGTGCGAGACAAGCATTTAAGAATGCGGCCTCTAAGGCAGGCCCCAAATTGCTTGAACCTATTATGAAACTGGAGATTGTTACTCCGGAAGAATATATGGGTGATATTATTGGAGATTTGAACCGTCGTCGTGGTGATATTGCAGGAATGGAAACAAAAGGCGGTGCAAAAGTATTAAACGCAAAAGTTCCGTTATCAGAACAGTTTGGTTATGTAACGGTATTGCGTACGCTCTCGTCTGGGCGTGCTACTTCGTCAATGGAGTTTAACGACTACCAGGAAGTACCGCGTCAGTTGGCAGAGAAAGTATTGGAAAGTGTACAGGGAAGAGTTGATTTATTAAAATAA